The Actinopolymorpha sp. NPDC004070 nucleotide sequence AAGCCCCCGGTATCGAGTGCGACGTACTCCCCGTTGTTGAGGTCGCCAAGGATCTTCCTCTCCGCCCTCGTGCGATTGTAGGTACGGTTCGGATCGGGATGGGTGAGAAACCCCTTCACGTCCCAGGGCTGGTTGTTCCCGTCCACGAAGTCCGCACGCGGGTCCGTGGAGTTCGTGACCGGTTCCTTGACTCTTCCGGTTGCCTCCAGCCCGAGGGCCACCTCAGCCTCGCGTTCGGTGTCCGGGGTGGACCGTCCCTGCGCGGCGTCGTATGCCAGTTGGTTCTTACGACGCTGGTAGTCGCGTTCCTCCTGCTCTCTCTCCTCCGGCGTCTTGTAGGAGTGGACTCCCACGTCGGAATTGTGGATCGGTCGCCCGTCGAGACGCTGGATCTCCTTGCCCAGGTGGTCCCGGGCGAGTTCGGTGAGGGGCGGTCCGAGCTCCCGGATCGCCGTGATCGTGGTGTTGACACCCATCACGATCGCCCGATTGACCGACACCGCGGCCTCGGCGGCAGCCGCCAGGGAAGCGCCCAGAGTGAAGAACGCGGCAGCGATCGCAGCGGCAAGGATGATCGCCATCGCGATGAGTTGGACGATGACGAGCAGTTTCAGGACCAGGACCAGGAGAGCCGCCGACAGGAACGCGATGGCGACCGCGCCGGCGACGATGCGGCAGTCGGCGAGATAGCTGTCGTCACCGGACACCTTCGCCCAGTAATGCTCGAACGCGGTGATGCCCGGGCTGGTGTCCTCCTCGACCATCTTGCCGACAGCCTTGGTCGCGAGTTCGACATGCTTCTCGGCCTCGTCCGCGAAGTTCAGCCACGCATTTCCCGCGTCGTAGAGCTTGGTTTCGTCCGCCTCGGGCCAGGTGCAACCGACGTAGGCCAAAGCCTCGACCAACCAGTCGGGCAGTTGGAGTCCCATCAAGGTTTCCCGAGGCTGTCGACGATCGCCTGGACCTTCGCGGTCTGTGCGGTGTTGTCGCGTTCGACATCGGTGTAGGCCTTGGCCATCTCGTTCATCGCGACCGCCGTCTCGATGACGCAGTAACCGGTGTCGGTGAAGTAGGTCAGTGCGGTGGGTCCGATGATCTCGTACATGTCCTTCAGCGCTGCACCCAACTCGTCGCCACCGAACGCGCTGCCGACCGACTCCATGGCGGACTCCAGCTTCCGAACCGAGTCACCCCAGTCCTGTCCCGCGGAGTCCACGTCCTTGGCAGCGAGATGAATGCTCTCCGGTCGTACGCGGACATCGGCCATCCATGAACGGTAACAAGATGATGTGGGCCCACCGCGGGCCAAGATCCGCGGACTGTGGAAAACCACGCCGGTCGCGTGTCCCGTGGAAACTTGACCGCGACGCACGGACAGGACAACGTTCTGGCATGGCACAGTTGCTCAGCGACGATCAGATCACCGAGGCCCTGCGCGACCTACCCGGCTGGGAGGCACGTCCGGGTGCGTTGTTCCGGGCGGTCACCGCACCCAGCTTCATGGCCGGCATCGGACTGGTCGACCGGGTGGCGCAGGCCGCGGAACAGATGGACCACCACCCCGACATCGACATCCGCTGGACGACGATCTCCTTCTCGCTGACCACGCACGCCATGGGCGGGGTGACCGACAACGACGTCAAGCTGGCCGGACGGATCAGTGCGCTGGCCGAGGACACCCCCGGGTAGCACACGTCCGGGAGGAGTCGGCCGAAAACTCAGCCCTTCAGCGCGCCCGCGGTCAGCCCGGCCATGAACTGCTTCGCCGCCAGCAGGAACGCCACGAAGATCGGCAGCACGCTGATCACACTGCCGAGCATCACCGCGGCCGTGTCCTGTCCGTACAACGTGTTCAGGTTCGCCATCGCCAGCGGGAGGGTGAAGTTCTCCTGCGAGTTCAGCACGATCAGCGGAATCTGGAACGCCGTCCAGGTGCCCATGAACGTCCACACCCCGAGCGCGCCGAGACCGGGCCGGATCAGCGGTAGCACCACCGTCCAGTAGGTCCGCCAGTCCGAGGCGCCGTCGATGCGCGCCGCGTCGTACAGGTCGGTCGGCACGGTCTGGGTGATGACCTGGCGCATCCAGAACACCGCGAACCCGTTCGCCGCACCGGGGATGATCAGCGGCCACAGCGTGTCGATCCAGCCCAGCCTGGCGATCAGGACGTACCACGGGATGA carries:
- a CDS encoding 4a-hydroxytetrahydrobiopterin dehydratase, translated to MAQLLSDDQITEALRDLPGWEARPGALFRAVTAPSFMAGIGLVDRVAQAAEQMDHHPDIDIRWTTISFSLTTHAMGGVTDNDVKLAGRISALAEDTPG
- a CDS encoding carbohydrate ABC transporter permease, translated to MNGTGSPVARRAITVLIYLVVLVFVLPFYWMVVLATHDNASIYHFPPPLLPGGNLSANWTRLVEVVPVLRAMGNSILVAVTHTALVLVLASLVGYGFSRFRQAPGARWMWRVLLATIFIPGLVGLIPWYVLIARLGWIDTLWPLIIPGAANGFAVFWMRQVITQTVPTDLYDAARIDGASDWRTYWTVVLPLIRPGLGALGVWTFMGTWTAFQIPLIVLNSQENFTLPLAMANLNTLYGQDTAAVMLGSVISVLPIFVAFLLAAKQFMAGLTAGALKG